The genomic interval GCACCACCTTCTCCCAACCCAGGTTCATCAGGTCATCTGATGCCATCCCTGTTGTCTGAAGAAAAGATTCATTGACATAAATGGTTCGCCCTTCCACGTCACATTGAAAAATACCCACGGGGGCATTCACCGTTAGGGTACGAAAACGAAGTTCGCTATTGATGATTTCTTCCTCCGCCCTTTTGCGAATGGATATATCACGAATAAATCCGATCACGGTATTGAAAGAAGTCAGTTTGGCATTGATTTCGATATCCACCGTGCTCCCATTCTTTCGCACCAATTTTCTTTCAAATACCTGGCTGTGGTCGGTATGAAGATTTTGTGGAAAAGGTGAATGGGAAGCCGAATGTCCGTCGATCAATTGCCCGAAGGAGAAGTTCAGAAGAATATCTTCCGCATAACCGGTCAGGCCCACCATGCTTTTATTCACCTGAAGTATGCGTCCGTCCCGTTCGCAGATCACAATTCCATCCGATGCCTGTTCAATCAACGAACGATACCGCTCTTCGCTTCTTCGAATGGCCAGTTCGGAATTCTTTTTCTCGGTGATGTCACGGGCGATGGCCATGATATGCCCATCGGGTAAAATTTTGGAATGAAGTTCAGCGATAAAACCCGAACCATCCTTTCGCCTGATCCGTCGCTGGTCGGTGACGGAAGCACCACTACGGAGTTCTTCAAACCGCAAGGGCATTTGTTGCAGCTCTTCGGCAAAAAGAAAATCCGTTATGCGCAAGTTGGCTACTTCTTCTTTTAAATATCCCGTATAACGTAAAGCCGATTGATTGAACTCCAGCATTCGGCCACTCTGGTCATACACCACGATGGCATCGGATGCCTGTTCGATCAGGGTACGATATTTTAATTCACTTTGTCGAAGCGCCTCTGCAGCCAGTCGGCGATCGGAAATATCCCGGGTAATGATATTGGCCCCTGTGATCTTACCCGATTCATCATAAACCGGAGAATAATTTACCACCCGCCAATGTTGTTCCCCATTCATAACCACTTCCACTTCATATTCTATCCGTTCTCCGGCAAATACCCGGTCATAGTTCTTTTTAATCTCCATCGCACGTTCCTCCGGCAACACATCAATGATATAGGTACCTGAAGTGATATTAACGCCCCAGGACTTGAAAAGATTTTCATGGGCTGAGTCATTGATCAATCTGACCTTGTACGATTTGTCAATGACATAATAGTCATCCGCCATACTCGCCATGATCTGGTGCAGGTTCTCCCGATTGGAAACCAGCTCGGAAGTCCGGATGTCCACCAGTTCCTGTAATTCCATCGGTCGTTTGGTGACATAATAGGTGAGCAAACCGACAAAGATGGGCAGGAAAAAACCGAGCACCATCAAGGGAACCAACCCCGGGAAAAAAGATGATTCAATTGGAGCAACTGATAGTATCCACTCTCCTTCACTCACCTCCACCTTGGAGGTTACCGTTCCGGGTGCAGTGGCTCTCACAGGCAGGAAACATTCTTCCTTTCCCAGACTGTGATTCATTTTACAAAGTTGAAAATAAAATCCACTGGCGCCGGAAGAATCGATTCCGGCAGAGGCCAGTAATTTTTCAAAACTGATGACCGCCGCCGAAAAGCCCCAAAATTTCCCCCCATGGAAAATAGGGATGCGACCAACAACACCCACCCCACCCTGACGCAAATTCAGAGGGCCGGCGAAATACAAGCGCTTTTCAAGTTTGGCCCTTAAGGCCTCCTCTCTTCTCTCCGGGTCGGTCAATATATTATAGCCCAATACCGACTCATTTCCTTTTAATGGATAAACATAGGATATGACTCCATTGGGTACCAACTCCAGGGCGTCAATATGGGAATTTGTTTCGATCAATGAAGCCGCCACAGAATCAAAATTCTGTGGTTGACCATCCTTGTCTATAATAAAGGAAAGGGCCAGCGTAGCGGTAAACGTTTTTTCTAATACTTGTTCCAGTTGATTGGAAGCGAAGAAAAGGGCTTCTTCCGCCCGGTGACGGGCTTCTACTTTGAGTATCTGGTAACGAAGAAAAATGAGTGTGGAAGTCAGAAAAAGAACGAGCAAAAAGGCAATAACCCCGCTCCAGGCAGGTCTGTTAAAAAACCATCCGGTAATCTTCGGCGAAATGGCGGTATTCTTCATAGTGGTTTGGTCCATTGGACTGGGTACAAAGATTACCAAAAAAATGAATGCGATACTTCAAAGAAATTCAAAACCCATTATGGTTCATGAAATTGATCAGAACCGCTGAATTTTTCATATTCAATTTTTTGAGAATATTATACCGATGTACTTCAACAGTCTTGAGGGAGAGTCCCAGCTGAGAAGAGATTTCCTTGGAGGATAATCCGTTCTTAATGAATTTGACCACTTCCAGTTCGCGCTTGGAAAGCATGTTGATATCCGGTCCGTTGTCAGTTTCAAACTCCCGGTGGCTTAATACCTCTTTAATTTCCTCACAGATATAGGTTCGGCCATTGTAGACCTCCAGAATGGCATGTATGAATTCTTCCCGGGAAGAGTTCTTTGTTACATAGCCCTTTCCTCCCATTTTAAAGAGGCGTTTTGCATAAGCGGGCATCGAGTGCATGGATACACCGATGATCTTGGTCTCTGGCAGGTTGGCCAGGATCTTTTCTGCGGCATCAAAACCGGACATCGTGCCCATATTGATGTCCATTAAGATGATATCTGGTTTTACAACGAGGGCTTGGTCAACGGCCTCCTCCCCTGAAGAAGCAATGGCCACCACATCAAAATGCGGGTCCGAGGTCAGCATAAAGGACCACGCATCACGAACCAGTTTATGGTCGTCGGCTAAGAGGATGGAAATTTTTTCCATAGATTTCAGGTTTTACTCCTACAAAATTCCATCCTATTTCCTTAGCAAGATGTAGTGAGGGGGGGTAAATATTGTAGTAGTTTGGCTACAAGTATCTACTTAGTTCCTGCAAATCAGGCATCGGGTATAACCGGTTCAACCAGTTTTTTCAATTTCTCCAGTGATTCCTGCCAACCGAGATAACACATTTCGGCAGGTATCATTGCGGGAATCCCCTCCTGGGTTATATGAATCTCCGTACCACAACTTACTCCGGTAAACCGTACCGTGGTGATCATCTCACCCGGAAGATTGGGATCGTCAAATTTGTCACTGTACCGAAGTAATTCATTCATTTTGACCTCCAGGTATTCACCACCAAAGGAATGCCCATGTCCGGTGGAAAAGTTAACGAACGACATTTTGAAACTACCTCCTTGCTTGAATTCCATATGATGGACCTTACAGGTAAAGCCATATGGGGGTATCCAGGAGGCCATAGCGTCCGGATCGCTAAAGGCTTTGAATACTTTTTCCGGAGGTGCAGTAAATACGCGGTGAAGCGATACTGAATTTGTAGACATATCTCGTGGTTTTAATTTGAAAAAATCAGGCTGGCAGCTTACTCATATCGACATAAACGACACCCCATAAATGCCCATCGAGGTCATGAAAGCCCCTGTGCTGCATAAATCCATAATCTTCGAACGGATGGGGCTCTACACCACCGGCACTTATTGCGGCATCTACCATTTTATGCAGGTCATCCAGGGTTTCCAGGGATAATGTATTGATGACGCCTGCTGAGTTTTGTGAATCAATGATTTTTTTTGGTGTCAAAGTGGAAAACTTCTCATGGGTCAATAACATGACACTGATTTCTTCCGACAACACCATACATGCCGATGTATCATCAGAAAAGGTCGCGTTATTGGTGAACCCGATTCGTGTATAGAAATCCCTGGCCTTGCTCAGGTCTGTAACAGGTAGATTGATGAAAATTTTCTTTGCCATCGGAGTAAATTGATTGTATAGATAATTGCTGTTTACAGGTCAAAGATGGGAAGAAGGAACCAATTGCTTGACCTGTAAAAACGCCATCTTTGGGGGGCGATTATGACAAATAGCCTATCTTCGAGAATATAAAAGACTATGTATGCGTGTTAGTGTATTTGTTCCAGAATTTGGGGTGATCGAAGCGATCACACCACCCTACCGTTCCTTTCTGACAGCCAATGATTTTTTGGCCGCCAATGGGAAGAAACCCGTTTTTGAGGTGGAGTATGTGGGACTGAATCAATATGTCCCGGCCAATGATGGAGAATACATGGTAAAAACAAACAGGTTATTAAAAGAATTGGATGAAACAGATCTTTTGTTCATTCCGCCCACCTTTGGCGACACTACCAGGGGTTTGGAAGCCAACGCGGAAGCCATTCCACTGTTCAGGAACCTGTATGAGAAAGGGGCAAGTTTGGCCAGCCTTTGCATTGGCGCTTTTCTATTAGCTGAAACGGGGCTGTTAAATGGTAAGAAGTGCTCCACTCACTGGGCCTATATAAGTGAGTTCAGAGAACGATACCCCGATGTGGAAGTGGTCGATGGTGCTGTTATTACTGAGCATGATAATATTTTCAGCAGCGGAGGGGCCAATAGTTTATGGAACCTGGTTTTATACCTGATAGAGAAATATGCAGACCGGGAAACAGCCATCATGATCGCCAAATTCTTTGCCCTGGATATTGGTCGTGACAGCCAGACGCAGTTTGCCATTTTTAAAGGGCAACGCAATCATCCGGATACTGATATCCAAAAGGTACAGGAACATATCGAAACCAACTTTGAAGAAAAAATGACCAT from Chitinophagales bacterium carries:
- a CDS encoding PAS domain S-box protein; translation: MDQTTMKNTAISPKITGWFFNRPAWSGVIAFLLVLFLTSTLIFLRYQILKVEARHRAEEALFFASNQLEQVLEKTFTATLALSFIIDKDGQPQNFDSVAASLIETNSHIDALELVPNGVISYVYPLKGNESVLGYNILTDPERREEALRAKLEKRLYFAGPLNLRQGGVGVVGRIPIFHGGKFWGFSAAVISFEKLLASAGIDSSGASGFYFQLCKMNHSLGKEECFLPVRATAPGTVTSKVEVSEGEWILSVAPIESSFFPGLVPLMVLGFFLPIFVGLLTYYVTKRPMELQELVDIRTSELVSNRENLHQIMASMADDYYVIDKSYKVRLINDSAHENLFKSWGVNITSGTYIIDVLPEERAMEIKKNYDRVFAGERIEYEVEVVMNGEQHWRVVNYSPVYDESGKITGANIITRDISDRRLAAEALRQSELKYRTLIEQASDAIVVYDQSGRMLEFNQSALRYTGYLKEEVANLRITDFLFAEELQQMPLRFEELRSGASVTDQRRIRRKDGSGFIAELHSKILPDGHIMAIARDITEKKNSELAIRRSEERYRSLIEQASDGIVICERDGRILQVNKSMVGLTGYAEDILLNFSFGQLIDGHSASHSPFPQNLHTDHSQVFERKLVRKNGSTVDIEINAKLTSFNTVIGFIRDISIRKRAEEEIINSELRFRTLTVNAPVGIFQCDVEGRTIYVNESFLQTTGMASDDLMNLGWEKVVHSADRDRVVNNWFRKQSESIEEFRVVRPGGELAWISGKVVPLNNKNGDLAGYIGTISDITDRIKAEEKIKDSSMKLAESEARLKAIIEQAPDAVYLCEPEEGRIVDSNPVATLQLGYTAAELYNRRVTELDSDFASWDKLSNFWKSLKPNQPVRLETIHRRKDGSVFPVEIKTSLIRIGDRNYIIGFVRDITERKKAEQEILLAKERYEQIAVATNDALWEQDMITNSTWWNLKHYQYYGHNPELPPLDLKEWEKRIHPDQREGIISDFDSAIERKLSYWEREYKFRLADGGYKYVNDRVFFYYREGQLVKILGSMSDVTERKVSEERLRESEERHRLMSEQLRELTGHLQNVREEERMHVAREIHDELGQQLTVLKMDVSWLHKRLNAEDEVVREKLQNLLKLIDTTVKTVRKISSELRPSMLDDLGLVAALEWHSQEFQQKVGIQINFRSDWQDIKLPSKVSNGLFRIYQESLTNIARHAQASEVNVVLRDDRGNMELTISDNGKGFVTSTVENKKTLGILGMRERAKMLGGGFEIASTRGKGTSIRIVVPVHGMVHASHKTQG
- a CDS encoding response regulator transcription factor, yielding MEKISILLADDHKLVRDAWSFMLTSDPHFDVVAIASSGEEAVDQALVVKPDIILMDINMGTMSGFDAAEKILANLPETKIIGVSMHSMPAYAKRLFKMGGKGYVTKNSSREEFIHAILEVYNGRTYICEEIKEVLSHREFETDNGPDINMLSKRELEVVKFIKNGLSSKEISSQLGLSLKTVEVHRYNILKKLNMKNSAVLINFMNHNGF
- a CDS encoding SRPBCC family protein — protein: MSTNSVSLHRVFTAPPEKVFKAFSDPDAMASWIPPYGFTCKVHHMEFKQGGSFKMSFVNFSTGHGHSFGGEYLEVKMNELLRYSDKFDDPNLPGEMITTVRFTGVSCGTEIHITQEGIPAMIPAEMCYLGWQESLEKLKKLVEPVIPDA
- a CDS encoding glyoxalase/bleomycin resistance/extradiol dioxygenase family protein, coding for MAKKIFINLPVTDLSKARDFYTRIGFTNNATFSDDTSACMVLSEEISVMLLTHEKFSTLTPKKIIDSQNSAGVINTLSLETLDDLHKMVDAAISAGGVEPHPFEDYGFMQHRGFHDLDGHLWGVVYVDMSKLPA
- a CDS encoding helix-turn-helix domain-containing protein; its protein translation is MRVSVFVPEFGVIEAITPPYRSFLTANDFLAANGKKPVFEVEYVGLNQYVPANDGEYMVKTNRLLKELDETDLLFIPPTFGDTTRGLEANAEAIPLFRNLYEKGASLASLCIGAFLLAETGLLNGKKCSTHWAYISEFRERYPDVEVVDGAVITEHDNIFSSGGANSLWNLVLYLIEKYADRETAIMIAKFFALDIGRDSQTQFAIFKGQRNHPDTDIQKVQEHIETNFEEKMTIEDLAAVIHTGRRTFERRFKQATNNTPIEYIQRVRIEAAKKYFEGSRKSVTEVMFEVGYSDTKAFRDIFKKITGLTPIEYRNKFAKVIYAV